In Streptomyces sclerotialus, the DNA window ACGCTGCTGGCCGTCGCGGACAGCCCGGCGTCGATGCTGCTGGGCTGGTGCCTGGTACAGCTGGCACTCAGCGCCGCGTTCGCGGCGCTCACGGCCGCGGTGCCGGACCGGGTGCCGCGGCGGCAGCGCGGCGCGGTCGGCGGCTGGCTGGGCGTGGCCCAGATCCTCGGCGTCCTGGCCGGTACCGGCCTCGCGACCGCGGCCGGCGGAATCACCGCCGGCTACCTCGCCTGCGCCGCCTTCACGCTCCTCGCGCCGCTCCCGTACGTCCTGCTGCACCGCGACCCGGTGCTGCCCGCCGACCACCGCCCGCCCTTCTCCTGGCGCACGTTCCTGTCCGGCTTCCGGCTCGGCCCGCGCCGCCACCCGGACCTGGCCTGGGCCTGGCTGACCCGCTTCCTGATCAACCTGGGCAACAGCCTCGTCCTGCTCTACCTGCTCTACTACCTGCGCGACGCGCTGCACCACCCGGACCCGGAGAACGGCGTCCTGCTCCTCACCGCCGTCAACGGCGCCCTGCTCCTGGCCACCGTCGTGGCGGCCGGCCACTGGTCGGACCGCACGGGCCGCCGCAAGCCGTTCGTCCTGTGGGCCGGGGTGCTGATGGCGGTGGCCACCGTGCTGCTCGCCTGCTGGCAGACCTGGCCCGGCGCACTGGTCGCCGCCGCCGTGCTGGGCATCGGCTTCGGCGTCTTCACCTCGGTCGACTTCGCGCTGATGACGGACGTCCTGCCGGCCGCCGCCGACCGCGGCAAGGACCTCGGCATCATCAACATCGCCAACTCGCTGCCGCAGGTGGTCGCCCCGGCGCTGGCCGCCCCGGTCGTCCGCCACCTGGGCGGCTATCCCGCGCTGTACCTGACAGCCGCGGCGGCCGGCCTGGCCGGCGCACTCTTCGTACGCCGCATCCGGAGCGTGGCGTGATCCCCCGTGCTCCCCGTGCTCAGAAACCCAGCTTGCGCAGCTGCTTCGGATCCCGCTGCCAGTCCTTGGCGACCTTCACATGCAGATCCAGGTAGACCGGCGTACCGAGCAGCGCCTCAATGTGCTTCCGCGACTTCATCCCGACGTCCTTCAGGCGCTTGCCCTTGGGGCCGATGATGATGCCCTTCTGGCTGGGCCGCTCGATGTAGACGATCGCGTGCACGTCCAGCAGCGGCTTGTCGGCGGGCCGGTCCTCGCGCGGCAGCATCTCCTCGACCACGACCGCGATGGAGTGCGGCAGCTCGTCCCGCACGCCCTCCAGGGCCGCCTCGCGGATCAGCTCGGCGACCATGACCTGCTCGGGCTCGTCGGTGAGGTCGCCCTCCGGATACAGCGGCGGGCTCTCGGGCAGCATCGGCACCAGCAGATCGGCGAGCAGGGAGACCTGCTTGTCGCCGACCGCCGACACCGGCACGATCTCCTGCCACTCGATACCGAGGTCCTGCCCCAGCTTGTCGATGGCGATCAGCTGCTCGGCCAGCGCCTTGGAGTCCACCAGATCGCTCTTGGTCACGATCGCGACCTTCGGCGTCTTCTTGATCCCGGCCAGCTCGCCCGCGATGAAACGGTCCCCCGGGCCGATCTTCTGGTCGGCGGGCAGACAGAAGCCGATCACATCGACCTCGGCCCACGTCGTCCGCACCACGTCGTTCAGCCGCTCGCCCAGCAGCGTGCGCGGCTTGTGCAGCCCCGGAGTGTCCACCAGCACGAGCTGGGCGTCCGGCCGGTGCACGATGCCGCGGACGGTGTGCCGGGTGGTCTGCGGCCGGTTGGAGGTGATGGCCACCTTCGTACCGACGAGAGCGTTCGTCAGGGTGGACTTGCCCGCGTTCGGGCGGCCGACGAAGCACGCGAAGCCGGCGCGGTGCGGGGCGGAGGAGTCTGTACGAACGCTCATGGCGCCCATTCTCCCCGATCGCGGGCATGACACCGACCACCGGCCCGGTCCGGCCGGGCCGGCCGGACCGGTGGTTCCGCGTCCTCGGGCGCTCAGCCGGCCTTGACGGTCTCGCGGAGGACGCCGTCGGGGCCTGCGACCAGTACGGGGGTCTCCGCACCGCCCAGATCGCGGACGGCGGCCCGGTCCTCGTCCGCCGCGGTGGCCGCCTCGGTCACGACGGCGGCGGCCTCCAGGGACTGCGCGCCACTGGCGACGGCCATCGCGACGGCGGTCTGCAGGGCGGTCAGCTTCAGGGAGTCGAGGGTGACGGTGCCCGCGACGTACGTCCGCCCGGTCTCGTCCCGTACGGCGGCGCCTTCGGCGACACCGTTACGGGCACGCGCCGAACGGGCGAGCGTAATGATCTTGCGGTCTTCCGGATCCACGGGGGCAGCTTCGCTCATACGCCCGAGGATATGCGTTCTGCCACCCGCACACTCCAACGGGGCGCCACCCCGACGGCCTGTCTTTCCACCCACCCCGACGGGAGGGGACGGGCCGGAGCGGTAGGGGGTCCGGACGTGAAGCGAAGCAGTCCGGACCCCCTACCGCGGAGGCCCGCCCCGTGACGCCAAGCCCCGCGCAACGGCAATGCCCGCCGCAGGCGAACCGGCGCCGCACCCGGCAACGACCGCACGCCCTACTCGACCGCAGCCCCCGGCCCCTCCGGCGCCGCCGCGCCGACCGGCTCTACCAGAACCGTGACGATCTTGTTGCGGCGGCCCGCAGGCGACTCCGCCGTCAGCCGAAGCGCCTTCAGCGCCGGATCGACGGCATCAGCCGTCAGATCCACCTCCGCCTGGGCCCCCGCGATCGGGACACGCCCCAGCAGCTTGGCGAGCAGCCCCCCGACCGTCTCCACGTCCTCGTCGTCCAGCTCCAGCCCGTACAGCTCGCCGAGGTCGCCGATGTCGAGGCGAGCCGTGACGCGGTACCGGCCGTCGCCCAGCTCCTGCACCGGCGGCAGCTCGCGGTCGTACTCGTCGGTGATCTCGCCGACGATCTCCTCGAGGATGTCCTCGATCGTGACGATCCCCGCGGTACCCCCGTACTCGTCGATGACGACCGCAACGTGGTTGCGGTCGCGCTGCATCTCACGCAGCAGGTCACCGGCGTTCTTCGTGTCGGGCACGAACACCGCGGGGCGCATCGCCGTGGAGACCAGCTCGGTCTCGGCATCGCGGCTGATGTGCACCTTCCGCGCGAGGTCCTTGACGTAGACGACACCCACCACGTCGTCCTCACTCTCCCCCGTCACGGGGATGCGCGAGAACCCGGAGCGCAGCGCCAGCGTCAGCGCCTGCCGGATGGTCTTGAAGCGCTCGACGGACACCAGGTCCGTACGCGGCACCATGACCTCGCGCACGAGCGTGTCGCCGAGCTGGAAGACGGAGTGCACCATGCGGCGCTCCTCGTCCTCGATCAGCGACTCCTGCTCCGCGAGGTCGACCATCGCGCGCAGCTCGGCCTCGGAGGCGAACGGGCCCTTGCGGAAGCCCTTGCCGGGCGTGAGCGCGTTACCGATGAGGATCAGCAGCTGCGGGATCGGGCCCATGATCCGGGCCAGGGGCAGGAGGACGTACGCGGCGGCCGTGGCGGTGTTCAGCGGGTGCTGCCGACCGATCGTGCGCGGCGAGACCCCCACCGCGACGTACGACACCAGCACCATCACCGCGATGGCGACGGTCAGCGCCTCCCACGTCTCGGCGAACCGGCGCACGCACCAGTAGGTGACGACCACGGCAGCGGCCATCTCGCACCCGACCCGCACCAGCAGGGCGACGTTGAGGTAGCGGGTGGGGTCGGCGGCGACGGCGGCGAGCTTCGCCGCGCCGCGCCGGCCCGACCGTACGGCCTCCTCGGCGCGGAAGCTGGTCGTACGGGCGAGGCCCGCCTCCGCGCAGGCGGCGAGCCAGGCGACCACGACGAGGAGGACCGCGACGGCGATCAGCTGGGCGGACACCGCGTCACCGGGTGGTGGGCGCCGGGGACGGGCCCTCGATGCCCTGCTCGGCCCGCCAGCCGTCGATGATCGCCGCCTGGAGGCCGAACATCTCGGCCTTCTCGTCCGGCTCCTCGTGGTCGTACCCGAGGAGGTGCAGGACACCGTGGACGGTGAGCAGCTGCAGCTCCTCGTTCATGGAGTGCCCGGTCGGCGCGTCCTCGCCCTGCTTCTTGGCGACCTCGGGGCAGAGGACGATGTCGCCGAGGAGCCCCTGCGGGGGCTCCTCCTCGTCCTTGGCCGGCGGCCGCAGCTCGTCCATCGGGAAGGACATCACGTCGGTCGGCCCGGGGAGGTCCATCCACTGGATGTGCAGCTGCTCCATGGCGTCGGCGTCGACGACGATGACCGACAGCTCGGACAGCGGGTGGATGCGCATCCGGGCGAGCGCGTAGCGGGCGACGTCGAGGATCGCCTGCTCGTCGATGTCCGTACCGGACTCGTTGTTGACGTCGATTGCCATCGTTGCTCTGCTCAGTGCTTTCCGTTGCGGCTGTCGTACTGCTCGTACGCGTCGACAATACGGCCCACGAGCTTGTGCCGGACGACGTCGGTGCTGGTGAGGCGCGAGAAATGGACGTCGTCGACGCCGTCCAGGATCTCCTGGACCTGGCGCAGACCGCTCTTCGTGCCGCCGGGCAGGTCGATCTGGGTCACGTCACCCGTGATCACGATCTTCGAGTCGAAGCCGAGCCGGGTGAGGAACATCTTCATCTGCTCGGGGTTCGTGTTCTGCGCCTCGTCCAGGATGATGAACGCGTCGTTCAGCGTCCGGCCGCGCATGTACGCCAGCGGCGCGACCTCGATCGTCCCGGCGGCCATCAGGCGCGGGATCGAGTCGGGGTCGAGCATGTCGTGCAGCGCGTCGTAGAGCGGGCGCAGGTACGGGTCGATCTTCTCGTAGAGCGTGCCGGGCAGGAAGCCCAGGCGCTCGCCCGCCTCGACCGCGGGCCGGGTCAGGATGATGCGGTTGACCTGCTTGGACTGCAGGGCCTGCACCGCCTTGGCCATGGCGAGGTAGGTCTTGCCCGTACCGGCGGGGCCGATGCCGAAGACGACGGTGTGCTTGTCGATGGCGTCGACGTACCGCTTCTGGTTCAGCGTCTTCGGACGGATCGTGCGGCCCCGGTTGGAGAGGATGTTCTGCGTGAGCACCTCTGCGGGGGTCTCGCTCGTCTCGCTCTCGCCGTTGTCCGCCGAGCGCAGCATGGCGATCGAGCGTTCCACTGCGTCCTCCGTCATCGGCTGTCCGGTGCGGAGCACCAGCATCATCTCGTCGAACAGGCGCTGGATGAGCGCGACGTCCTCGGGATTTCCGACCGCGCTGACCTCATTGCCACGGACGTGGATGTCGGCCGCCGGGAAGGCGTTCTCGATCACGCGCAGCAACGAGTCCCCGGATCCCAGGACCGTGACCATGGGGTGCTTGGGCGGGACGGTGAACTGGGCGCGCGCCTGCTGATTGGTGGGTGTCTGCGTCATGGGCCGGCTCTGTGGCCTGCTGATCCCCATTTCTACGTAGCGATGCCTGCGGCTCTCCTGAGCACGTCCAGGGTACGACGCGGCACCGACAACGACGGAGAACTTTTCGGGGGCGGGTGAGAGGGCCGCTCCGCGAGGCCCGCTACCTCGCGCGGCGGAAGCCGATCGTCGGGAGGGCACGGGCCAGAGGCCACTGACGGTACGCGGCCGGGAGGACGCCCTCCAGGAACGCGTAGCGGTCGCGCAGCGGGAGGCCGCAGCCGTCCCGGCCGCCCACGGGACCCGCCAGCGCCTCGACGTGGTGATCCCGTACCCGCTGCCACCACGTGGCGATCTCCGCCCAGCCCGGCGCGGACAGCGAACCGCCGAACTCCTGCACCGACAGCGCCGCCGTCAGCCCCGCGAACGCCAGCCGGTCCGCCAGCGGCCACCCCGCGAGCGAGCCCGTCACGAAGCCCGCCACGAAGACGTCGCCGGCGCCCGTCGGGTCCAGCGCCTCCACCGCGATCGCCGGGACCTCGGCGCTCTCGCCGGTACGCGCGTCCACCGCGCAGGCGCCCCGCGCCCCCATGGTGACCACGGCGACCGGCACCAGATCGGCGAGCTTCCGGGCGGCGGCCTGCGGCGACTCCGTACGCGTGTACCGCATCGCCTCCTCGGCGTTCGGCAGGAACGCCTCGCAGTGTTCGAGGTCGGCGAGGTCGGCCGGATCCCAGCGCCCGGTGTCGTCCCAGCCCACGTCGGCGAAGATCCGGGCGCCACGGCCCGCCGCACAGCCCAGCCAGCCCTCCCGGCGCCCCGGGACCAGCGAGGCGACGCAGGCGCGCGAGGCGGGCGGGCAGCCGGGCGCGTGCCCGCCGTCGAAGGCGGACTCCGGCGGCGGCGCCTCGTGTCCGTGCGAGACCATCGTGCGCTCGCCCTCGTACGCCATGGAGACCGTCACCGGGGAGTGCCACCCGGGCACCTTCCGGGACATCGACAGATCGATGCCCTCCCCCTGGCGCAGCGCGTCCCAGCAGTACTCGCCGTACATGTCGTCCCCGAAGGCCGCGGCCAGCGAGGTGTGCAGGCCCAGCCGGGCCAGCGCGGTGGCCATGTTGGCGACGCCGCCCGGGCTCGAACCCATGCCCCGCGCCCAGGACTCGGTGCCGCGTACCGGTGCCGAGTCCAGCCCCGTGAAGATGATGTCCAGGAACACCGTGCCGGTGAGGTACACATCCGTGGCCGGGTCCTGCGGCCCGCGTACGGCGGCGAGCGGATCGAGCACCGTCGGCGCGGGACTCATGGGGGCGAACCGTTCTCCGTCTCGAGCGCTCACCTTGCCTGCCCCTTCCGTCCGTGCGCGTCACGCCAGTGTGCCGGATCAGGGCGCCGGGCGGTCGACGGCGGGGCGGGTCCGGGCTCGCGCGCGTGCGGTACGTTCCGGCCCATGAGGCTCACGATTCTCGGTGGTGGTGGATTCCGGGTACCCCTGGTCCACCGCGCGTTGCTCGACGACTCCACGCGCGCCGTGACGGAGGTGACGCTGTACGACACCGACCCGCACCGCCTGCGGGTGATCGCGGCCGTCCTGGAGCAGCAGGCGGCGGGGCGGGAACGGCCGGTGCGGGTACGGCTCGCGGCGGACCTCGACGACGCCCTGCGCGGTGCGGACTTCGTCTTCTCCGCGATCCGGGTCGGCGGTACGGCGGGACGCGTCGCCGACGAGCGGATCCCGCTCTCCGAAGGCGTGCTCGGCCAGGAGACCGTGGGCGCGGGCGGCGTGCTCTACGGGCTGCGCACGATCCCTGTGGCGCTGCGCATCGCCGAACGGGCCGCGGCGCTGGCGCCGGACGCCTGGGTCATCAACTTCACCAACCCGGCGGGCATGGTCACCGAGGCGATGGCGGAGGTGCTGGGCGACCGTGTGATCGGCATCTGTGACTCGCCGGTCGGGCTGGTGCGCCGGGCGGCGCGGGCCGCGGGCGCCGACCCGGACGCGGTGACGTACGACTACGTGGGGCTGAACCACCTCGGGTGGCTGCGGTCGCTGGCCCACGAGGGCCGCGATCTGCTCCCGGGGCTGCTCGCCGACCCCGAAGCGCTCGGCTCCTTCGAGGAGGGCCGGCTCTTCGGGGCGGAGTGGCTGCACGCCCTCGGGGCGCTCCCCAACGAGTACCTGCACTACTACTACTTCCGCCGCGAGACGCTCGCCTCCGTACGGGAGGCGGACGAGCCCCGCGGTGCCTTCCTCGACCGTCAGCAGGGCGGCTTCTTCGAAGCGGCGGCCGGGCGCCCCGAGGACGCGTACGCGCTGTGGGAGCGCACGCGCCTGGAGCGCGAGGAGACGTACATGGCGGAGAGCCGGGAGGCCGGCGGCGGCTGGCAGCGGGACAGCTGCGACCTGGAGGGCGGCGGGTACGACCGGGTGGCGCTGGCCCTGATGCACGCGATCGCGAACGACCGGCGGGCCCGGCTGATCCTGAACGTGCGCAACGGTACGACCGTCCCGGCGCTCGCCCCCGAGGCGATCATCGAGACGGTGTGCGAGGTGGGCGCGGGCGGCGCCGAGCCGCTGCCGTGCGCCCCGCTCCGCGAGGACCAGCTGGGGCTGATGCTCCAGCTGAAGGCGGTGGAGCGGGCGACCGTGGAGGCGGCCGTCTTCAAGGACCGTGAGGCGGCGCTGCGGGCCCTCGCGCTGCACCCGCTGGTGGACTCCCCCGCGGTGGCCTCCCGCGTCCTGGAGCGGGCGACGAGCGAGGCGGCCGGGCTCGCCGGGACCGGCTGACGGTCGGCGGGACCGGCTAGCGGCCGGCGGGCTCCGTCAGCTGGGTGAGGCGGCGCTGCACGTCGTCGCGGGCGCCGCTCTTGCCGGGGACCCGGTCGCGCAGGTTCGCCAGCTCGACACCCAGGTCCCGGATGCTGGCGTGGTCGCTGACCTGGTGCCAGCAGTGGTGGGCGCGGTCCACCGCGGCCGTGACCTCGGGGTCCGTCTCGCTCTGCCCGCCGGCCAGCCGGACGTGCGCGGAGCGCATCCACAGCCCGCTCGCCCGTACCGGCTCCTCGGCCAGCCGGGCCAGCTCGGCCTGCACCTCGATCCAGTGCACCGCCTCGGAGGACACCGGCCCGTGACTCCGAAGGGCCGCCTGCTCCCAGGCCGCGGCCATCGCGGCGGCCTCCCCGTGCCGCCCGGCGGCGGCCGCGGCGAACACGGCGTGGTGCGGGTCCTCGGCAGGCGCCGCCCCCGGCACCGGGGGTATGGCCGCCACCACGGGAATCGGCGGCCGCGCGGGCATCGGGGGCACGGTGGCCGGCCCGTCGGCGTCCGGGGTGGCCGAACCGCTGGCCTCCGGAGCCGGCGAACCACTGGCCTCCGGGGTGGCCGAACCGCTGGCCTCCGGGGCGGGCGGGACGTCCGTAGCTGCGGGGGCCAGCTCGTAGTCGGGCTCCGGCTCGGGCGCACGAACGGGCGCGGGCGCCGACTCAGGCGCGGGCGGCGCCTCCACCGCCGGTTCGGGCGCGAGGGACGCCTCCACCGCCGGTTCGGGCTCGGGCGCGGGCACGGGTGCCGCCTCCGCCACCGGCTCGGGCGCAGGTGCGCTTCCGGGCGCGGGTACGGCCGCAGGCGCAGAGGCCTGCTCCGGGGCCGCAACCGGCCCTTCCACGGGTACGGGAGCGGGCGCGGGCACAGCAGGCGCGTACGCAGCGGGCACAACCGGACCGGACGCGACCGGACCGGAGGCGGGGTCGCATCCGACCGGACCGGAGGCAGGGTCGAATCCGACCGGACCGGCTCCGACCGGGCCAGGTGCCACAGGCGCAGACGCAGACGCAGCCGGAGGCGCGGCCACCCACGCATCCGCCGTCCCCTCAGGAACCGGCGGTCCGCCCAGCCACAGCGTCGTCGCGCCGTCCAGCGCGGCGGTGCGCGCCACGTAGCCGTGCAGTTCTTCCGTACCGGGCCGCCGGGCCGTCGTCCGCAGCGCCTGCGCCAGCGCCTGGGTGTACGCCGGCGCGGGCCGGACCCGCTTGTCGCCGCGCTGGACCGTGCCGTACAGCAGGAACGGTCCGCCCAGCGACAGCCGCCCCTCGCCCAGCTGCTGCCAGACCTCCGGCGCCGCCGCCAGGTCGGCCAGCACCGTGGTGCTGCCCGGCGGCCGGTGCTGGAGTTCAGCGGTGAGCCAGTGCCACGGCAGCGCGGTGTACCGGACCGTGCGCGGCGCCGTCCGGGCCAGCGCCAGATGCGGTCTGCCCTGCCGCGAGTCCACCTGGAGGTGACCCGCCACGTAGATCAGCAGCGGGCCCTCGACAGCGGCCGCGGTACGGATGTGGGTCAGCACCGTGTTGGGGTCGTCCGGGTTCGCCAGCTGCACGGCGCTGGCGAACGGCGCACCCACGAGGTGCGCCGGCGGAACGGCGGCCAGCTGCGGCAGCACGGTGGTCGCCGGCAGCGGCCGCCGCACCGGCGGATCGGCGGCAATCAGCAATGCGTAGCCGTGCGCGGTCGGTGCGGTGCTGGTTGCCATACGGAGCACGGTAACCGGCCCGCCTCCAGGAGTGCAGGGGAGAGCGGCGCAAAGGTTCGAAAACCGGCAGCAAGCGACACCGGTACGGCCCCGCCTCAGTGGCCCCGCGCGATCCACTCCTCCACGTGCGGCGCCTCGTCCCCGATGGTGGTGCTGTCGCCGTGCCCGGTCAGCACCCTCGTCTGCGGTGGCAGCGTCAGCAGCCGCTCGCGGATCGATTCGATGATGGTCGGAAAGTCCGAGAACGATCGCCCGGTCGCCCCTGGCCCGCCCTTGAAGAGCGTGTCCCCGCTGAACACGACCCCGAGGTCCGGCGCGTGGAAACAGACGGCACCGGGCGCGTGCCCCGGTGTGTGCAGCACGGTGAGGTCCGTGCCGGCGATCGTCAGCACCTGCCCGTGCGCCAGCTCCCGGTCCGGCGCGCCGCTCGGGTAGGTCTGCTTCCACAACGGCAGGTCGTCGGGGTGGAGGTGGATCGTCGCACCGGTACGGGACGCCAGTGTGGGCGCGGCGTCGATGTGGTCGTTGTGCGCGTGCGTGCAGAGCACGGCCCGCAGCCGCCGCCCGCCGAGCGCGGCGAGGATCGCGTCCGCGTCGTGCGCGGCGTCGATGACGACTGCTTCCTCGTCATCGCCGATGATCCAGACGTTGTTGTCGACGTCCCAGGCGCCGCCGTCGAGGGTGAACGTGCCGGAGGTGACGAGGTGTTCAATACGCGCCGCCATCACAGCACCACCACCGAGCGCAGCACATCACCCTCATGCATCCGGGCAAACGCCTCCTCCACATCCCCGATCCCGATCGTCTCGGTCACGAACGCCCCCAGATCCAGACGCCCCTGCTGATGCAGATCCACCAGCATCGGGAAGTCCCGGGAGGGCAGACAGTCCCCGTACCAGGAGGACTTCAACGCCCCACCCCGCCCGAAGACGTCCAGCAACGGCAGCTCCAGAGTCATGTCGGGGGTCGGCACGCCGACCAGGACGACCGTCCCCGCCAGATCCCGCGCATAAAACGCCTGCTTGTAAGTCTCCGGACGCCCCACCGCCTCGATCACCACATCCGCCCCGAAGCCACCGGTCAGCTCCCGGATCGCCGCCACCGGGTCCACCGCCTTGGAGTTCACCGTATGCGTGGCACCGACCGACTCCGCCTTGGCCAGCTTCCGGTCATCGATATCCACCGCAATGATCCTCGCCGCCCCCGCCAACCGCGCCCCGGCGATCGCCGCATCCCCGACCCCACCACAGCCGATCACCGCCACCGAGTCACCCCGGCCCACATTGCCGGTATTGATGGCCGCGCCGATGCCCGCCATCACCCCACAGCCCAGCAACCCCGCCACCGCCGGCGACACCGACGGATCCACCTTCGTGCACTGCCCCGCCGCCACCAGCGTCTTCTCCGCAAACGCCCCGATCCCCAACGCCGGCGACAACTCCCTCCCATCCACCAGCGTCATCTTCTGCCCGGCATTGTGCGTGGCGAAGCAGTACTGCGGACGCCCCCGCAAACACGCCCGGCACTGCCCACACACCGCCCGCCAGTTCAAAATCACGAAATCCCCGACCGCGACCTCGGCGACACCCTCCCCCACCGACTCCACCACCCCCGCCGCCTCATGCCCCAGCAGAAACGGAAACTCCTCACTGATCCCGCCCTGCTTGTAATGCAGATCCGTATGACACACCCCGCACGCCTGCACCCGGACCACAGCCTCCCCCGGACCCGGATCCGGCACCACGATCGTCTCCACCCGCACCGGCTCATTCTTCCCCGCTGCGATGACTCCGCGTACTTCCTGCGCCATGGAGGCAGCCCCTCTCGATGATCACGTACGGGACGGACCCATACCGTACGCGTTCCCCGCATTCCCGCCCAGAGGGCGACACCCCGGCGCCCGCCGGCCGGTCATGGGGAGTCACCAGCGCGGCACGGCCGGAGTCGTCCACGTCGGGTCGGCGATCCGCATCGCCGCCGCGTCGTCCCGGTCGCGCCGGCTGCCGTCGTCGTCCAGCCACCGCTGGTGCAGCGCGGCGAGGCGGTCGTGGTCGAGCTCGACGCCGAGTCCCGGGGTGTCGGTGACCGCGACGGCGCCGTCCTCGAAGGTGAGGCGCTCGGTGAGGACGTCCTCGGTCTGCCAGGGGTAGTGGCTGTCGCAGGCGTGGTGGAGGTGGGGGACGGTAGCCGCGACCTGCGTCATCGCGGCGAGGCTGATGCCGAGGTGGGTGTTGGAGTGCATGGAGACGCCGACGCCGAAGGTGCGGCAGATCGCGGCCAGTTCGCGGGTGTTGCGCAGGCCGCCCCAGTAGTGGTGGTCGGAGAGGACGACCTGGACGGCGCCGCGGGTGAACGCCTCGGCGATCTCGTCGAAGGTCGTCACGCACATGTTGGTGGCGAGGGGAAGTTCCGTACGGGCCGCGACCTGCGCCATGCGGTCCGTGCCGCTCGTCGGGTCCTCCAGGTACTCCAGTACGTCCGCCAGCTCGTCGGCGACCGTCAGGGAGGTCTCCACGGACCAGGCCCCGTTGGGGTCCAGGCGGAGCGGCTTGCCGGGGAACTCCTCGGCCAGCGCACGGACGGCGGCTATCTCCTCCTTCGGCTCGAACACTCCGCCTTTCAGCTTGAAGGAACCGAAGCCGTAGGTGTCGGCGAGCCGCCGTGCCTGGGCGACGATGCCCGCGGGGTCGACGGCGGCGCCCCAGTCGTCGGCCTCGCCGTGGCCTCCGGGGTGCTCGGCCCAGCGGTAGAACAGGTAGGCGCTGTAGTCGACGCGGTCCCGGACCT includes these proteins:
- a CDS encoding PhoH family protein; its protein translation is MTQTPTNQQARAQFTVPPKHPMVTVLGSGDSLLRVIENAFPAADIHVRGNEVSAVGNPEDVALIQRLFDEMMLVLRTGQPMTEDAVERSIAMLRSADNGESETSETPAEVLTQNILSNRGRTIRPKTLNQKRYVDAIDKHTVVFGIGPAGTGKTYLAMAKAVQALQSKQVNRIILTRPAVEAGERLGFLPGTLYEKIDPYLRPLYDALHDMLDPDSIPRLMAAGTIEVAPLAYMRGRTLNDAFIILDEAQNTNPEQMKMFLTRLGFDSKIVITGDVTQIDLPGGTKSGLRQVQEILDGVDDVHFSRLTSTDVVRHKLVGRIVDAYEQYDSRNGKH
- a CDS encoding carbohydrate kinase family protein, which translates into the protein MSPAPTVLDPLAAVRGPQDPATDVYLTGTVFLDIIFTGLDSAPVRGTESWARGMGSSPGGVANMATALARLGLHTSLAAAFGDDMYGEYCWDALRQGEGIDLSMSRKVPGWHSPVTVSMAYEGERTMVSHGHEAPPPESAFDGGHAPGCPPASRACVASLVPGRREGWLGCAAGRGARIFADVGWDDTGRWDPADLADLEHCEAFLPNAEEAMRYTRTESPQAAARKLADLVPVAVVTMGARGACAVDARTGESAEVPAIAVEALDPTGAGDVFVAGFVTGSLAGWPLADRLAFAGLTAALSVQEFGGSLSAPGWAEIATWWQRVRDHHVEALAGPVGGRDGCGLPLRDRYAFLEGVLPAAYRQWPLARALPTIGFRRAR
- a CDS encoding hemolysin family protein — its product is MSAQLIAVAVLLVVVAWLAACAEAGLARTTSFRAEEAVRSGRRGAAKLAAVAADPTRYLNVALLVRVGCEMAAAVVVTYWCVRRFAETWEALTVAIAVMVLVSYVAVGVSPRTIGRQHPLNTATAAAYVLLPLARIMGPIPQLLILIGNALTPGKGFRKGPFASEAELRAMVDLAEQESLIEDEERRMVHSVFQLGDTLVREVMVPRTDLVSVERFKTIRQALTLALRSGFSRIPVTGESEDDVVGVVYVKDLARKVHISRDAETELVSTAMRPAVFVPDTKNAGDLLREMQRDRNHVAVVIDEYGGTAGIVTIEDILEEIVGEITDEYDRELPPVQELGDGRYRVTARLDIGDLGELYGLELDDEDVETVGGLLAKLLGRVPIAGAQAEVDLTADAVDPALKALRLTAESPAGRRNKIVTVLVEPVGAAAPEGPGAAVE
- a CDS encoding MBL fold metallo-hydrolase, which produces MAARIEHLVTSGTFTLDGGAWDVDNNVWIIGDDEEAVVIDAAHDADAILAALGGRRLRAVLCTHAHNDHIDAAPTLASRTGATIHLHPDDLPLWKQTYPSGAPDRELAHGQVLTIAGTDLTVLHTPGHAPGAVCFHAPDLGVVFSGDTLFKGGPGATGRSFSDFPTIIESIRERLLTLPPQTRVLTGHGDSTTIGDEAPHVEEWIARGH
- the era gene encoding GTPase Era, which encodes MSVRTDSSAPHRAGFACFVGRPNAGKSTLTNALVGTKVAITSNRPQTTRHTVRGIVHRPDAQLVLVDTPGLHKPRTLLGERLNDVVRTTWAEVDVIGFCLPADQKIGPGDRFIAGELAGIKKTPKVAIVTKSDLVDSKALAEQLIAIDKLGQDLGIEWQEIVPVSAVGDKQVSLLADLLVPMLPESPPLYPEGDLTDEPEQVMVAELIREAALEGVRDELPHSIAVVVEEMLPREDRPADKPLLDVHAIVYIERPSQKGIIIGPKGKRLKDVGMKSRKHIEALLGTPVYLDLHVKVAKDWQRDPKQLRKLGF
- the ybeY gene encoding rRNA maturation RNase YbeY, with protein sequence MAIDVNNESGTDIDEQAILDVARYALARMRIHPLSELSVIVVDADAMEQLHIQWMDLPGPTDVMSFPMDELRPPAKDEEEPPQGLLGDIVLCPEVAKKQGEDAPTGHSMNEELQLLTVHGVLHLLGYDHEEPDEKAEMFGLQAAIIDGWRAEQGIEGPSPAPTTR
- a CDS encoding MFS transporter — protein: MRPGAGPDALTEPAERVGGGWTAALSLANGALWVGWFGPLQILLASQAAGLAPPGTSKESVLAWVTGAGAAVALAATPLFGAASDRTAARFGRRRPWIVGGVLGGAGGLTLLAVADSPASMLLGWCLVQLALSAAFAALTAAVPDRVPRRQRGAVGGWLGVAQILGVLAGTGLATAAGGITAGYLACAAFTLLAPLPYVLLHRDPVLPADHRPPFSWRTFLSGFRLGPRRHPDLAWAWLTRFLINLGNSLVLLYLLYYLRDALHHPDPENGVLLLTAVNGALLLATVVAAGHWSDRTGRRKPFVLWAGVLMAVATVLLACWQTWPGALVAAAVLGIGFGVFTSVDFALMTDVLPAAADRGKDLGIINIANSLPQVVAPALAAPVVRHLGGYPALYLTAAAAGLAGALFVRRIRSVA
- a CDS encoding 6-phospho-beta-glucosidase, whose protein sequence is MRLTILGGGGFRVPLVHRALLDDSTRAVTEVTLYDTDPHRLRVIAAVLEQQAAGRERPVRVRLAADLDDALRGADFVFSAIRVGGTAGRVADERIPLSEGVLGQETVGAGGVLYGLRTIPVALRIAERAAALAPDAWVINFTNPAGMVTEAMAEVLGDRVIGICDSPVGLVRRAARAAGADPDAVTYDYVGLNHLGWLRSLAHEGRDLLPGLLADPEALGSFEEGRLFGAEWLHALGALPNEYLHYYYFRRETLASVREADEPRGAFLDRQQGGFFEAAAGRPEDAYALWERTRLEREETYMAESREAGGGWQRDSCDLEGGGYDRVALALMHAIANDRRARLILNVRNGTTVPALAPEAIIETVCEVGAGGAEPLPCAPLREDQLGLMLQLKAVERATVEAAVFKDREAALRALALHPLVDSPAVASRVLERATSEAAGLAGTG